The nucleotide window CCGAAGACACCCCCGCGTTGATCGAACCGGCCGCCTTCAGCGACGGCATCGTCATCGTTCAGGTCAACCAATTGGTGGACGACGTCAGCGAACTGCCCCGTGTCGACATCCCCGCATCCTGGGCCGATTTCGTGGTGGTGGCTGACAAGCCGTTCTACATCGAACCACTGTTCACCCGCGACCCACGGCACATCAAGCCTGTGCACGTGTTGATGGCGATGATGGCGATCCGCGGGATCTACGAAAAACACAACGTTCAGTCGCTCAATCACGGCATCGGTTTCAACACCGCGGCCATCGAACTGATCCTGCCGACCTACGGCGAATCCCTCGGTTTGAAAGGCAAGATCTGCCGCAACTGGACGCTCAATCCTCACCCGACCCTGATCCCGGCCATCGAAAGCGGCTGGGTCGAAAGCGTGCATTGTTTCGGCACTGAACTGGGCATGGAAAACTACATCGCTGCCCGGCCTGATGTGTTTTTCACTGGCCGCGACGGCTCCCTGCGCTCCAACCGGATGTTCTGCCAATTGGCTGGGCAGTACGCGGTGGACCTGTTCATCGGCGCGACCCTGCAAGTCGACGGCGACGGTCATTCCTCCACCGTGACACGCGGTCGCCTGGCCGGTTTCGGGGGGGCGCCGAACATGGGTCACGACCCGCGCGGTCGCCGTCACGGCACACCGGCCTGGCTCGACATGCGTCACGACGATGCACCCGAAGCCTTGCTCGAACGCGGCAAGAAACTCGTGGTGCAAATGGTCGAGACCTTCCAGGAGGGCGGCAAACCGACCTTCGTCGAAACCCTCGACGCGGTGGACGTGGCGAAGAAAAGCGGCATGCCACTGGCGCCGATCATGATCTATGGCGACGACGTCACTCACCTGCTGACCGAAGAAGGCATCGCCTATTTGTACAAGGCCCGTTCCCTCGAAGAACGTCAGGCGATGATCGCGGCTGTGGCCGGCGTAACCGCCATCGGCCTGCGCCACAATCCGAAAGACACCGCGCGCATGCGCCGCGAAG belongs to Pseudomonas sp. B21-015 and includes:
- the mdcA gene encoding malonate decarboxylase subunit alpha; amino-acid sequence: MTTTISPDSRWTRRRSEKQRRLELVRGFADGVVLPTDKIVAALEALILPGDRVVLEGNNQKQADFLSRSLAKADPGKLHDLHMIMPSVGRSEHLDLFERGIARKLDFSFAGTQSLRISQLLEDGLLEIGAIHTYIELYARLVVDLIPNVVLSAGFMADRAGNIYTGPSTEDTPALIEPAAFSDGIVIVQVNQLVDDVSELPRVDIPASWADFVVVADKPFYIEPLFTRDPRHIKPVHVLMAMMAIRGIYEKHNVQSLNHGIGFNTAAIELILPTYGESLGLKGKICRNWTLNPHPTLIPAIESGWVESVHCFGTELGMENYIAARPDVFFTGRDGSLRSNRMFCQLAGQYAVDLFIGATLQVDGDGHSSTVTRGRLAGFGGAPNMGHDPRGRRHGTPAWLDMRHDDAPEALLERGKKLVVQMVETFQEGGKPTFVETLDAVDVAKKSGMPLAPIMIYGDDVTHLLTEEGIAYLYKARSLEERQAMIAAVAGVTAIGLRHNPKDTARMRREGLIALPEDLGIRRTDATRELLAAKSVADLVEWSGGLYNPPAKFRSW